A region from the Dendropsophus ebraccatus isolate aDenEbr1 chromosome 1, aDenEbr1.pat, whole genome shotgun sequence genome encodes:
- the GMIP gene encoding GEM-interacting protein isoform X4: MASGRGGDVNAHIGPAEGRKRFSEIFRDLDALEIGLGNETVEMFLNDSGLPNSEMQQDEEEPLISTPVEISRTTNERDGTPSSNEADEILIRNEGGVECALNYAKRWCKYVREVLGYIEKKLTYESEFAKNTIRLCESARSSLSQQTCMPLQDVYLLLLDHETYTGNSALETAAQLQMKKYCQPLLAKKTEIEKWRKEFREQWLREQKRMSDSLSSLRKARQQYIQRCEDLEKAKQLSAKIEEEQSTGTYPGSASKLLEKRKKSREEAQIKAHEAEVMYRSCVTEANARSEQQEKVRQRIISHIRKLINQGDQVMKEVTQNLMRMKRSQCESVPAGYSNLLSLCEPYELGDRYLQFVLTVPRKYIEPEKFTFQEHTPAIQRSSPGGKRKNAVQLVRVSSSLSDLNVKVDETGTRILPGERSSWGNKILPSDSDSVGGSSEPRPLESPVDSPAHFVRRVAKASSTGTMSSEDLDERDSFQAEDVDSTDASSENGLQLHGMDKLVMSPAAQTHRLRRVRVPTKCRECENFMVSGVECEECYLNCHKKCLENLLIKCGHQKLPPKVPLFGIDFCQFPRYFPEEVPFIITKCTSEIELRALGQQGLYRISGAKARVEKLMQAFENGRQLVDLSGHSPHDITSVLKHFLKELPDSVVSHHLYEKFMAFSREFPEDKKEPEIRHEAIQQMKDILCQLPASNYNTLRHLTAHLYRVSERFEDNKMSSNNLGIIFGPTLIRPSPDQDKPMTCLLDSGNQAQAVEFLINNYEKLFGMDELPAAGRQEVAEDPSEAEMDESMISEDPAEGADYCADVSDFDGKDGERAYQGEGEEDDRFSDSLTYSRGHFSRMPVKAPRGEQIKVPSSEEGTEV; this comes from the exons ATAAGCACTCCTGTGGAGATAAGCCGTACAACCAATGAGCGGGATGGGACACCCTCATCTA ATGAAGCTGATGAAATTCTCATACGTAATGAGGGAGGAGTGGAATGTGCCCTCAACTACGCCAAACGTTGGTGTAAATATGTGCGGGAGGTGCTGGGGTACATTGAGAAGAAGCTCACTTatg AGTCTGAATTTGCAAAGAACACCATCCGATTGTGCGAATCTGCAAGAAGCAGCCTCAGCCAACAG ACATGCATGCCGCTACAAGATGTCTATCTCCTACTCTTGGACCATGAAACGTATACTGGAAATTCAGCTCTTGAAACAGCGGCCCAGCTACAGATGAAGAAGTATTGTCAG CCTTTATTAGCCAAGAAGACGGAGATTGAAAAGTGGAGAAAGGAGTTTAGGGAACAATGGCTCAGAGAACAGAAAAGAATG TCCGATTCTCTGTCCTCATTACGGAAGGCCCGACAACAGTACATACAACGCTGTGAAGACCTTGAGAAAGCCAAACAACTTAGCGCCAAAATAGAAGAAGAGCAGAGCACAGGAACCTACCCTGGAAGTGCGAGCAAACTTCTGGAGAAGCGCAAAAAGTCCCGTGAGGAGGCTCAGATCAAG gcACACGAGGCTGAGGTGATGTACAGATCCTGTGTGACGGAGGCGAATGCCCGCagtgagcagcaggagaaggtcCGGCAGAGAATAATATCACACATCCGAAAACTCATCAACCAGGGGGACCAGGTGATGAAGGAG GTGACACAGAACCTCATGCGTATGAAGCGGTCACAGTGTGAATCTGTACCCGCCGGCTATAGCAACCTGCTCAGCCTGTGTGAACCATATGAACTTGGAGACCGCTATCTACAGTTTGTCTTGACTGTACCGCGAAAGTATATAGAGCCTGAAAAATTCACTTTCCAGGAACATACCCCTGCAATCCAAAG GTCATCACCCGGCGGCAAAAGGAAAAATGCAGTGCAACTGGTGCGAGTGTCGTCTTCCTTGTCTGACCTCAATGTCAAAGTCGATGAGACAGGAACAAGGATATTGCCAG GAGAACGAAGCTCTTGGGGCAACAAGATTCTTCCCAGTGACTCTGACAGTGTAGGAGGCAGCAGTGAGCCCAGACCTCTGGAGTCCCCCGTGGACAGTCCAG CTCACTTTGTCAGGAGAGTAGCCAAAGCTTCCTCTACGGGGACCATGTCTTCTGAAGACCTGGATGAGAGAGATTCCTTCCAGGCAGAGGATGTAG ACTCCACAGATGCCTCGTCGGAGAATGGCTTGCAGCTACACGGCATGGATAAGCTGGTCATGTCACCAGCGGCCCAGACCCACCGACTTCGACGTGTAAGAGTTCCAACCAAATGCAGAGAGTGTGAGAACTTCATGGTCTCCGGAGTTGAGTGTGAAGAG TGCTACTTGAATTGTCATAAGAAGTGTCTGGAGAACTTACTGATCAAATGTGGTCATCAGAAACTACCACCCAAAGTGCCCCTTTTTGGGATAGATTTTTGTCAATTCCCGAGATACTTCCCTGAGGAGGTGCCCTTCATCATCACAAAATGTACATCTGAGATTGAGCTAAGGGCACTGGGGCAACAG GGCCTGTATCGCATTAGTGGGGCCAAAGCGCGGGTGGAAAAACTTATGCAGGCGTTTGAGAATGGTAGACAACTCGTGGATCTGTCAGGACATTCACCGCACGACATCACCAGTGTCCTTAAACACTTCCTGAaagag CTCCCAGACTCTGTGGTCTCCCATCACCTGTATGAGAAATTTATGGCTTTTTCAAGAGAATTCCCAGAAGACAAGAAAGAGCCGGAGATTCGACACGAGGCCATCCAGCAGATGAAGGATATTCTTTGTCAGCTTCCAGCTAGTAACTACAACACACTGCGCCACTTGACGGCTCACCTGTATCG AGTATCAGAAAGGTTTGAGGACAATAAGATGAGTTCCAATAACCTGGGAATCATTTTTGGGCCCACACTGATTCGCCCATCACCGGATCAGGACAAACCTATGACCTGCTTGTTAGATTCTGGGAACCAAGCCCAAGCCGTAGAGTTCCTTATCAATAACTATGAGAAGTTATTTGGGATGGATGAGCTGCCTGCAGCGGGACGTCAGGAAGTGGCGGAAGACCCCTCGGAGGCCGAAATGGATGAGTCCATGATATCTGAG GATCCTGCAGAGGGAGCCGATTACTGTGCTGATGTATCAG ATTTCGATGGAAAAGATGGTGAAAGAGCCTAtcagggagaaggagaagaagacgaCAGGTTTTCCGATAGCTTAACATATTCCAGGGGTCACTTCAGCCGTATGCCGGTGAAAGCTCCCCGAGGTGAACAAATCAAAGTACCGAGTAGTGAAGAAGGAACCGAAGTGTAA
- the GMIP gene encoding GEM-interacting protein isoform X5 has translation MFLNDSGLPNSEMQQDEEEPLISTPVEISRTTNERDGTPSSNEADEILIRNEGGVECALNYAKRWCKYVREVLGYIEKKLTYESEFAKNTIRLCESARSSLSQQTCMPLQDVYLLLLDHETYTGNSALETAAQLQMKKYCQPLLAKKTEIEKWRKEFREQWLREQKRMSDSLSSLRKARQQYIQRCEDLEKAKQLSAKIEEEQSTGTYPGSASKLLEKRKKSREEAQIKAHEAEVMYRSCVTEANARSEQQEKVRQRIISHIRKLINQGDQVMKEVTQNLMRMKRSQCESVPAGYSNLLSLCEPYELGDRYLQFVLTVPRKYIEPEKFTFQEHTPAIQRSSPGGKRKNAVQLVRVSSSLSDLNVKVDETGTRILPGERSSWGNKILPSDSDSVGGSSEPRPLESPVDSPAHFVRRVAKASSTGTMSSEDLDERDSFQAEDVDSTDASSENGLQLHGMDKLVMSPAAQTHRLRRVRVPTKCRECENFMVSGVECEECYLNCHKKCLENLLIKCGHQKLPPKVPLFGIDFCQFPRYFPEEVPFIITKCTSEIELRALGQQGLYRISGAKARVEKLMQAFENGRQLVDLSGHSPHDITSVLKHFLKELPDSVVSHHLYEKFMAFSREFPEDKKEPEIRHEAIQQMKDILCQLPASNYNTLRHLTAHLYRVSERFEDNKMSSNNLGIIFGPTLIRPSPDQDKPMTCLLDSGNQAQAVEFLINNYEKLFGMDELPAAGRQEVAEDPSEAEMDESMISEDPAEGADYCADVSDFDGKDGERAYQGEGEEDDRFSDSLTYSRGHFSRMPVKAPRGEQIKVPSSEEGTEV, from the exons ATAAGCACTCCTGTGGAGATAAGCCGTACAACCAATGAGCGGGATGGGACACCCTCATCTA ATGAAGCTGATGAAATTCTCATACGTAATGAGGGAGGAGTGGAATGTGCCCTCAACTACGCCAAACGTTGGTGTAAATATGTGCGGGAGGTGCTGGGGTACATTGAGAAGAAGCTCACTTatg AGTCTGAATTTGCAAAGAACACCATCCGATTGTGCGAATCTGCAAGAAGCAGCCTCAGCCAACAG ACATGCATGCCGCTACAAGATGTCTATCTCCTACTCTTGGACCATGAAACGTATACTGGAAATTCAGCTCTTGAAACAGCGGCCCAGCTACAGATGAAGAAGTATTGTCAG CCTTTATTAGCCAAGAAGACGGAGATTGAAAAGTGGAGAAAGGAGTTTAGGGAACAATGGCTCAGAGAACAGAAAAGAATG TCCGATTCTCTGTCCTCATTACGGAAGGCCCGACAACAGTACATACAACGCTGTGAAGACCTTGAGAAAGCCAAACAACTTAGCGCCAAAATAGAAGAAGAGCAGAGCACAGGAACCTACCCTGGAAGTGCGAGCAAACTTCTGGAGAAGCGCAAAAAGTCCCGTGAGGAGGCTCAGATCAAG gcACACGAGGCTGAGGTGATGTACAGATCCTGTGTGACGGAGGCGAATGCCCGCagtgagcagcaggagaaggtcCGGCAGAGAATAATATCACACATCCGAAAACTCATCAACCAGGGGGACCAGGTGATGAAGGAG GTGACACAGAACCTCATGCGTATGAAGCGGTCACAGTGTGAATCTGTACCCGCCGGCTATAGCAACCTGCTCAGCCTGTGTGAACCATATGAACTTGGAGACCGCTATCTACAGTTTGTCTTGACTGTACCGCGAAAGTATATAGAGCCTGAAAAATTCACTTTCCAGGAACATACCCCTGCAATCCAAAG GTCATCACCCGGCGGCAAAAGGAAAAATGCAGTGCAACTGGTGCGAGTGTCGTCTTCCTTGTCTGACCTCAATGTCAAAGTCGATGAGACAGGAACAAGGATATTGCCAG GAGAACGAAGCTCTTGGGGCAACAAGATTCTTCCCAGTGACTCTGACAGTGTAGGAGGCAGCAGTGAGCCCAGACCTCTGGAGTCCCCCGTGGACAGTCCAG CTCACTTTGTCAGGAGAGTAGCCAAAGCTTCCTCTACGGGGACCATGTCTTCTGAAGACCTGGATGAGAGAGATTCCTTCCAGGCAGAGGATGTAG ACTCCACAGATGCCTCGTCGGAGAATGGCTTGCAGCTACACGGCATGGATAAGCTGGTCATGTCACCAGCGGCCCAGACCCACCGACTTCGACGTGTAAGAGTTCCAACCAAATGCAGAGAGTGTGAGAACTTCATGGTCTCCGGAGTTGAGTGTGAAGAG TGCTACTTGAATTGTCATAAGAAGTGTCTGGAGAACTTACTGATCAAATGTGGTCATCAGAAACTACCACCCAAAGTGCCCCTTTTTGGGATAGATTTTTGTCAATTCCCGAGATACTTCCCTGAGGAGGTGCCCTTCATCATCACAAAATGTACATCTGAGATTGAGCTAAGGGCACTGGGGCAACAG GGCCTGTATCGCATTAGTGGGGCCAAAGCGCGGGTGGAAAAACTTATGCAGGCGTTTGAGAATGGTAGACAACTCGTGGATCTGTCAGGACATTCACCGCACGACATCACCAGTGTCCTTAAACACTTCCTGAaagag CTCCCAGACTCTGTGGTCTCCCATCACCTGTATGAGAAATTTATGGCTTTTTCAAGAGAATTCCCAGAAGACAAGAAAGAGCCGGAGATTCGACACGAGGCCATCCAGCAGATGAAGGATATTCTTTGTCAGCTTCCAGCTAGTAACTACAACACACTGCGCCACTTGACGGCTCACCTGTATCG AGTATCAGAAAGGTTTGAGGACAATAAGATGAGTTCCAATAACCTGGGAATCATTTTTGGGCCCACACTGATTCGCCCATCACCGGATCAGGACAAACCTATGACCTGCTTGTTAGATTCTGGGAACCAAGCCCAAGCCGTAGAGTTCCTTATCAATAACTATGAGAAGTTATTTGGGATGGATGAGCTGCCTGCAGCGGGACGTCAGGAAGTGGCGGAAGACCCCTCGGAGGCCGAAATGGATGAGTCCATGATATCTGAG GATCCTGCAGAGGGAGCCGATTACTGTGCTGATGTATCAG ATTTCGATGGAAAAGATGGTGAAAGAGCCTAtcagggagaaggagaagaagacgaCAGGTTTTCCGATAGCTTAACATATTCCAGGGGTCACTTCAGCCGTATGCCGGTGAAAGCTCCCCGAGGTGAACAAATCAAAGTACCGAGTAGTGAAGAAGGAACCGAAGTGTAA
- the GMIP gene encoding GEM-interacting protein isoform X3, with protein sequence MTNLINRVRDVNAHIGPAEGRKRFSEIFRDLDALEIGLGNETVEMFLNDSGLPNSEMQQDEEEPLISTPVEISRTTNERDGTPSSNEADEILIRNEGGVECALNYAKRWCKYVREVLGYIEKKLTYESEFAKNTIRLCESARSSLSQQTCMPLQDVYLLLLDHETYTGNSALETAAQLQMKKYCQPLLAKKTEIEKWRKEFREQWLREQKRMSDSLSSLRKARQQYIQRCEDLEKAKQLSAKIEEEQSTGTYPGSASKLLEKRKKSREEAQIKAHEAEVMYRSCVTEANARSEQQEKVRQRIISHIRKLINQGDQVMKEVTQNLMRMKRSQCESVPAGYSNLLSLCEPYELGDRYLQFVLTVPRKYIEPEKFTFQEHTPAIQRSSPGGKRKNAVQLVRVSSSLSDLNVKVDETGTRILPGERSSWGNKILPSDSDSVGGSSEPRPLESPVDSPAHFVRRVAKASSTGTMSSEDLDERDSFQAEDVDSTDASSENGLQLHGMDKLVMSPAAQTHRLRRVRVPTKCRECENFMVSGVECEECYLNCHKKCLENLLIKCGHQKLPPKVPLFGIDFCQFPRYFPEEVPFIITKCTSEIELRALGQQGLYRISGAKARVEKLMQAFENGRQLVDLSGHSPHDITSVLKHFLKELPDSVVSHHLYEKFMAFSREFPEDKKEPEIRHEAIQQMKDILCQLPASNYNTLRHLTAHLYRVSERFEDNKMSSNNLGIIFGPTLIRPSPDQDKPMTCLLDSGNQAQAVEFLINNYEKLFGMDELPAAGRQEVAEDPSEAEMDESMISEDPAEGADYCADVSDFDGKDGERAYQGEGEEDDRFSDSLTYSRGHFSRMPVKAPRGEQIKVPSSEEGTEV encoded by the exons ATAAGCACTCCTGTGGAGATAAGCCGTACAACCAATGAGCGGGATGGGACACCCTCATCTA ATGAAGCTGATGAAATTCTCATACGTAATGAGGGAGGAGTGGAATGTGCCCTCAACTACGCCAAACGTTGGTGTAAATATGTGCGGGAGGTGCTGGGGTACATTGAGAAGAAGCTCACTTatg AGTCTGAATTTGCAAAGAACACCATCCGATTGTGCGAATCTGCAAGAAGCAGCCTCAGCCAACAG ACATGCATGCCGCTACAAGATGTCTATCTCCTACTCTTGGACCATGAAACGTATACTGGAAATTCAGCTCTTGAAACAGCGGCCCAGCTACAGATGAAGAAGTATTGTCAG CCTTTATTAGCCAAGAAGACGGAGATTGAAAAGTGGAGAAAGGAGTTTAGGGAACAATGGCTCAGAGAACAGAAAAGAATG TCCGATTCTCTGTCCTCATTACGGAAGGCCCGACAACAGTACATACAACGCTGTGAAGACCTTGAGAAAGCCAAACAACTTAGCGCCAAAATAGAAGAAGAGCAGAGCACAGGAACCTACCCTGGAAGTGCGAGCAAACTTCTGGAGAAGCGCAAAAAGTCCCGTGAGGAGGCTCAGATCAAG gcACACGAGGCTGAGGTGATGTACAGATCCTGTGTGACGGAGGCGAATGCCCGCagtgagcagcaggagaaggtcCGGCAGAGAATAATATCACACATCCGAAAACTCATCAACCAGGGGGACCAGGTGATGAAGGAG GTGACACAGAACCTCATGCGTATGAAGCGGTCACAGTGTGAATCTGTACCCGCCGGCTATAGCAACCTGCTCAGCCTGTGTGAACCATATGAACTTGGAGACCGCTATCTACAGTTTGTCTTGACTGTACCGCGAAAGTATATAGAGCCTGAAAAATTCACTTTCCAGGAACATACCCCTGCAATCCAAAG GTCATCACCCGGCGGCAAAAGGAAAAATGCAGTGCAACTGGTGCGAGTGTCGTCTTCCTTGTCTGACCTCAATGTCAAAGTCGATGAGACAGGAACAAGGATATTGCCAG GAGAACGAAGCTCTTGGGGCAACAAGATTCTTCCCAGTGACTCTGACAGTGTAGGAGGCAGCAGTGAGCCCAGACCTCTGGAGTCCCCCGTGGACAGTCCAG CTCACTTTGTCAGGAGAGTAGCCAAAGCTTCCTCTACGGGGACCATGTCTTCTGAAGACCTGGATGAGAGAGATTCCTTCCAGGCAGAGGATGTAG ACTCCACAGATGCCTCGTCGGAGAATGGCTTGCAGCTACACGGCATGGATAAGCTGGTCATGTCACCAGCGGCCCAGACCCACCGACTTCGACGTGTAAGAGTTCCAACCAAATGCAGAGAGTGTGAGAACTTCATGGTCTCCGGAGTTGAGTGTGAAGAG TGCTACTTGAATTGTCATAAGAAGTGTCTGGAGAACTTACTGATCAAATGTGGTCATCAGAAACTACCACCCAAAGTGCCCCTTTTTGGGATAGATTTTTGTCAATTCCCGAGATACTTCCCTGAGGAGGTGCCCTTCATCATCACAAAATGTACATCTGAGATTGAGCTAAGGGCACTGGGGCAACAG GGCCTGTATCGCATTAGTGGGGCCAAAGCGCGGGTGGAAAAACTTATGCAGGCGTTTGAGAATGGTAGACAACTCGTGGATCTGTCAGGACATTCACCGCACGACATCACCAGTGTCCTTAAACACTTCCTGAaagag CTCCCAGACTCTGTGGTCTCCCATCACCTGTATGAGAAATTTATGGCTTTTTCAAGAGAATTCCCAGAAGACAAGAAAGAGCCGGAGATTCGACACGAGGCCATCCAGCAGATGAAGGATATTCTTTGTCAGCTTCCAGCTAGTAACTACAACACACTGCGCCACTTGACGGCTCACCTGTATCG AGTATCAGAAAGGTTTGAGGACAATAAGATGAGTTCCAATAACCTGGGAATCATTTTTGGGCCCACACTGATTCGCCCATCACCGGATCAGGACAAACCTATGACCTGCTTGTTAGATTCTGGGAACCAAGCCCAAGCCGTAGAGTTCCTTATCAATAACTATGAGAAGTTATTTGGGATGGATGAGCTGCCTGCAGCGGGACGTCAGGAAGTGGCGGAAGACCCCTCGGAGGCCGAAATGGATGAGTCCATGATATCTGAG GATCCTGCAGAGGGAGCCGATTACTGTGCTGATGTATCAG ATTTCGATGGAAAAGATGGTGAAAGAGCCTAtcagggagaaggagaagaagacgaCAGGTTTTCCGATAGCTTAACATATTCCAGGGGTCACTTCAGCCGTATGCCGGTGAAAGCTCCCCGAGGTGAACAAATCAAAGTACCGAGTAGTGAAGAAGGAACCGAAGTGTAA